The stretch of DNA CCCACCTCTAATTCCTCCTGATGGGGGCTGAAGTGACGGGGACATGGTAGGCCTGAAGCGGGGCAGGCTGTTGTACTTGTGTGACTGAGGGTTGGAGGAGGGCAGGGAAGCCTGCCTGGAGTAGGCCTCAGATGAGATCATGGGTTTGGGTGGTGGAGGGGCCACTCGGGGCAGAGCGCTCAGCACGGTGCTGGCAGAGTCCTGGACTGGGTTGAAGATGAACAGGGAGGAGTTGAGCTGGTAGGGCTGGTGCCTGGAGAGGTCCATCTCTATCTTGGTGCAGCCGTACTCAAGGGTTGGTTCTGCAAGGACCGGGGCTGGGGTTGAAGCCTGCTGGCTGGGCCTCCTGTTCCCAGGCTGAGGGGTCTGGAGGGTCCGTGTCAGCCTGGCGCTGAGGTCAGTGTTGTTAGCGATAGCTTTGACCCGACCAGGCATATTAGATGGATAGATCCAAGATGGCGGCAGAGACGCGGTGGGAGACGGAGACCTCATCTGACCACCTCCACCACCGGAGACATTCTGGTTCTCCACTACGTACTTCTCCATCCTGGACTGGCGCTTAGCGAACAGCTCGGCCCCCTTCCCTGATGCGTTGGTCAGGGTCTGCTCTGGCTGGTACTGCCCCCTGGGTTCCCTGATTCTGGAGCTCTTGAGACAGGAGGACCACTCCGGCACATTGGCAGCCTCCgccttcacctcctccttggCTAAGAAGTTAGAGGCCTCGGCCCCCAGAGCCAGCAGCTCCTCCTCTGGGGCTGAGTCGGGAACGGAGCGGAGGCCGTGCTTCTTCCTATCATCGTTCCCCTGGACCAGAGAGAGGAGTTCAGGGTTGGGTGCCATGACAGGCTTCTCCTTAAAGGTGAACATGGACTTCCTGCCTGTTGACGATCGTCTGATGGCCGCCGCCCCTTTCTCCAGAAAGCCCGTTTTGATTGGCTGCTGCTGGTTCTGTTGACCAATAGGCTGAGGGGTGAAGGGGACAAAGGTGTTGGGTCTGGGGGAGGTTGAAGGAGGGATGTATTGGGTGACAAGAGGGTTGGGGGGTAGATACTGGGACACTGGGGCAGCTGTAGGAGCAGGGTTGTACTGGGGGACGGGTGTAGACCTAGGGAACATGACGGTAGACTTgggaggaggactggagagagactgggagggaggaggaggatggatggggaaggctgggagaggagacatggggcatgaggaaagagggggaggaggggagaaggagacagggcaAGACGGAGGGGAGAAGGCGACAGGGCGAGTGGCAGTGaaagcagggagagggggagtggagtaGGAGGGGGCTGGGGGAGGAGTGGAGGTCAGATAGGAGGGAGCTGGAGGTATGTTGTTATCCATGACAGGATTCCTGGCCTCTGGGGACTTAAGCTGTACGGTGGGTGGGGAGAAGAAGGGTCTGGCTGTCCGGTTGACGATGGTGGGGGTCTGTCTGGACAGGGACATAGAAACTCGCCCGCCATTTTGGATCTCTCCAGCAGAGCCCTGGGTGCTGTGGAAGCCATTACGGGTCTCAGGGGGAGCTGTGGGGTATGTGTATGACCCCCTATTCATCCCCACTTCCTCTCTGACTGGACCAGTGTTGTTGTCATTTACTGATATAATCTCATCCTTCACTTCACCCTCAATATCCTCGTatatctcctctctttctctctctccactcctctcttcctcctcctcttctctctcgttCACTGGCTGGAAGTGTCTCTCTTGTATCACGTCCACTTCCTCGTAGATGTGCTCGTCACCTGGGTCCTCcatgatgtcacttcctgtgaCCTCACTTCCAAAAGGTGGCGACCAGAGTGGTGGTTTTGTCTCGCTGCCCTTCTTCCAGttcagttgtctgtctgtctctgtccctccactaggaccctccctctccccttcccatgtcaggttgttgttcctgttgtctccgtctctctcctctcctcccgttctTTCCCCGCAGCTCTCTAGCGTGAAGGCGTCGACCCTCTGCTTGCGGCGGTTGAAGAGCTGGACTCCGCGGGAGTTGGAGCAGCCAGACGGGACGGTCAGCTGGGCCGCGATGATCTGTGACCTCACCCTCGCCTCCTTCAACTCCTTCTCTGATAGGCTGGCACTACGCGtcaggtctggggggggggggggggtgcaggaagagagagagggagagagtgagagaaagagtaatAGAGtgatagaggaggggggagagagaaatcaAGATGGTTATTTGATGATAGCAACAAAAGCTTGGACACATTAATTAAACTCATAACCCCAGAATAGCCATGTGTTAGTTTTCTGTATTAGAGGGTAGCTAACTAACAACTATTATAGGAAACACCTCTGTTAAAAAAAGTATTGCCTCAAAAATTAGCTTAAATGGGTAAGTCAATCTTAGATGTTAAGTCCCCTATTTGAGTGGTTCTGGACTGGTTCTGAcatggctcctgagtggcgcagctgtctaaggcactgcatcttagtgctagaggtgtcactacagacaccctattttgattccaggctgtatcacaaccggctgtatcacaaccggctgtgattgagagtcccatggggcggtgcacaattggcccagtgtcgtccgggtttggccggtggtaggccgtcattgtaaataagaaattgttcttaactgacttgcctagttaaataaatgaaggttaaatgtaaaaataaaaataggagCTTGTAAATATTCAAACTAACGTGAACCATCGACAACAAGGTCTTAACAAGTTTGaggaggtacagtgccttgcgaaagtattcggcccccttgaactttgcgaccttttgccacatttcaggcttcaaacataaagatataaaactgtatttttttgtgaagaatcaacaacaagtgggacacaatcatgaagtggaacgacatttattggatatttcaaacttttttaacaaatcaaaaactgaaaaattgggcgtgcaaaattattcaaatTTCCGGGACATAGATATGTctcatatgggcagaaagcttatattcttgttaatctaactgcagtgtccaattaacagtagctgttacagtgaacaaataccatgctgttgtttgaggagagtggacaacaacaaaacacttttatcatggcaactggtttgatacattcacctctgaaggtaaataatgtacctACATTCAGTGATCTTGCTCTAATTTGTCATCCTGaaggtcccagagataaaatgttgcATAGATTTGTTTGATAAATGTTCAAATATAGGAACTGGGgtctacagtttgaccccactACTATCTCTGGCTACACACCCACCCCAcctggccatctagatgtgtgaaagttagtgtttaagctaatgatccatcatgtacaTTTCTGGGAGTATGTAAACTTTCATTTTTTTATTACCATATGTTCTCtacagttatgtacttgaaaatgtatcaattggcCTCCCgattggcgcagtggtctaaggcactgcatcacagtgccaGCTGTGGCCaatagagattctgggtttgagtccaggctatgccgggagacccatgaggcggcacacaattggcccagcattgtccgggttaagggagggtttggccggcagggatgtccttgtcccatcgtgcactagcgactcctgtggcgggttggttgcagtgcatgctgacacggtcgccaggtgtttcctctgacacactggcttccgggttaggtgggcattgtgtcaagaagcagtacggcttggttGGGTAGTTTTTTTTTCGGGGGACGaacggctcttgaccttcgcctctcccgagtctgtacgggagttgcagcgagtagacaagactgtaactaccaattggataccactagactgtaactaccaattggataccactagacgaactaccaattggataccactagacggtagctaccaattggataccacgagactgtaactaccaattggataccactagaCTGTAGCtcccaattggataccacgagactgtaactaccaattggataccactagactgtaactaccaattggataccactagactgtaactaccaattggataccactagacagtaactaccaattggataccactagacagtaactaccaattggataccactagacagtaactaccaattggataccactagactgtagctaccaattggataccactagacagtaactaccaattggataccacgagactgtaactaccaattggataccactagactgtagctaccaattggataccactagaCAGTAACTACCAATTGCATACCACTAGAcaataactaccaattggataccacgagactgtaactaccaattggataccacgagactgtaactaccaattggataccactagactgtaactaccaattggataccactagacagtaactaccaattggataccactagacagtaactaccaattggataccactagacagtaactaccaattggataccacgagactgtaactaccaattggataccactagactgtagctaccaattggataccacgagactgtaactaccaattggataccactagCCTGtagctaccaattggataccacgagactgtaactaccaattggataccactagactgtaactaccaattggataccactagacagtaactaccaattggataccacgagactgtaactaccaattggattccacgagactgtaactaccaattggataccactaaaCTGtagctaccaattggataccacgagactgtaactaccaattggataccactagactgtaactaccaattggataccactagacagtaactaccaattggataccactagacagtaactaccaattagataccactagactgtaactaccaattggataccactagactgtaactaccaattggataccacgagacagtaactaccaattggataccacgagacagtaactaccaattggataccactagacagtaactaccaattagataccactagactgtaactaccaattggataccacgagactgtaactaccaattggataccactagactgtaactaccaattggataccactagacagtaactaccaattagataccactagactgtaactaccaattggataccactagactgtaactaccaattggataccactagactgtaactaccaattggataccactagactgtaactaccaattggataccacgagacagtaactaccaattggataccactagactgtaactaccaattggataccactagactgtaactaccaattggataccacaagactgtaactaccaattggataccactagactgtaactaccaattggataccactagactgtaactaccaattggataccactagactgtaactaccaattggataccactagaCAGTAACTACCAATAAGATACcactagactgtaactaccaattggataccactagactgtaactaccaattggataccactagactgtaactaccaattggataccactagactgtaactaccaattggataccactagacagtaactaccaattggataccactagacagtaactaccaattggataccactagactgtagctaccaattggataccactagacagtaactaccaattggataccacgagactgtaactaccaattggataccactagactgtagctaccaattggataccactagaCAGTAACTACCAATTGCATACCACTAGacagtaactaccaattggataccacgagactgtaactaccaattggataccacgagactgtaactaccaattggataccactagacagtaactaccaattggataccactagacagtaactaccaattggataccacgagactgtaactaccaattggataccactagactgtagctaccaattggataccacgagactgtaactaccaattggataccactagactgtagctaccaattggataccacgagactgtaactaccaattggataccactagactgtaactaccaattggataccactagacagtaactaccaattggataccacgagacTGTAAGGTAGGCATTTCAGACACATCAGCTATTTGTTCAGTAATAAAATAGATTGACTAAGACGACTTGGCACTGTGGCTCAATTCTTTagacaatgtgattttttttaaactacagtGTTTCTGTTGAAAATGGAGGCTTTGGTTTATTGTCTGAGTTTAAGAGCTCCGTTCAGAGCAAGAGAAAGAATTTCTTCTCTTCCATCTGGTCCCTCACCAAGCATTCCTCAGCAGCCCAGAACATTCCCTGTCAACAACCCagattccctattccctacatagtgcactacttttgaccagagtcctatgttGCACTGTCTCAAGGAATGGGatagggaataggattctatTTGGGACCAATTGCCTGCCTCAGTCAGTTTATAATGTCTTCAAGGCTGTAGATCAACCCTTTATTAATCATAAATAATTTCAGCCACAGCTCTATGTACTGCTCCATTTCAGCCACAGGTCTATGTACTGCTCCATTTCATCCACAGCTCTATGTTCCTCTCCATTTCAGCCACAGCTCTATGTTCCTCTCCATTTCAGCCACAGCTCTATGACCCTCTCCATTTCAGCCACAGCTCTATGTTCCTCTCCATTTCAGCCACAGCTCTATGTACAGAACCATTTCAGCCACAGCTCAATGTTCCGAACCATTTCAGCCACAGCTCTATGTACCAAACCATTTCAGCCACAGCTCGATGTTCCTCTCCGTTTCAGCCACAGCTCTATGTTCCTCTCCATTTCAGCCACAGCTCTATGTAGAACCATTTCAGCCACAGCTCAATGTTCCAAACCATTTCAGCCACAGCTCTATGTAGAACCATTTAGCCACAGCTCTATGTTCCTCTCCATTTCAGCCACAGCTCTATGGTCCTCTCCATTTCAGCCACAGCTCTATGTTCCTCTCCATTTCAGCCACAGCTCTATGTACAGAACCATTTCAGCCACAGCTCTATGATCCTCTCCATTTCAGCCACAGCTCTATGTTCCTCTCCATTTCAGCCACAGCTCTATGATCCTCTCCATTTCAGCCACAGCTCTATGATCCTCTCCATTTCAGCCACAGCTCTATGATCCTCTCCATTTCAGCCACAGCTCTATGTTCCTCTCCATTTCAGCCACAGCTCTATGTACAGAACCATTTCAGCCACAGCTCTATGTTCCTCTCCATTTCAGGCACAGCTCTATGTAGAACCATTTCAGCCACAGCTCTATGTTCCTCTCCATTTCAGCCACAGCTCAATGTTCCGAACCATTTCAGCCACAGCTCTATGTTCCTCTCCATTTCAGCCACAGCTCTATGTACAGAACCATTTCAGCTACAGCTCAATGTTCCGAACCATTTCAGCCACAGCTCTATGTTCCTCTCCATTTCAGCCACAGCTGTATGTTCCTCACCATTTCAGCCACAGCTCTATGTTCCTCACCATTTCAGCCACAGCTCTATGTAGAACCATTTCAGCCACAGCTCTATGTTCCTCTCCATTTCAGCCACAGCTCAATGTTCCGAACCATTTCAGCCACAGCTCAATGTTCCGAACCATTTCAGCCACAGCTCTATGTACCAAACCATTTCAGCCACAGCTCTATGTAGAACCATTTAGCCACAGCTCTATGTTCCTCTCCACTTCAGCCACAGCTCTATGTTCCTCTCCATTTCAGCCACAGCTCTATGATCCTCTCCATTTCAGCCACAGCTCTATGTACAGAACCATTTCAGCCACAGCTCTATGTTCCTCTCCATTTCAGCCACAGCTCAATGTTCCTCTCCATTTCAGCCACAGCTCTATGTACCAAACCATTTCAGCAACAGCTCTATGTAGAACCATTTAGCCACAGCTCTATGTTCCTCTCCATTTCAGCCACAGCTCTATGTTCCTCTCCATTTCAGCCACAGCTCTATGTAGAACCATTTCAGCCACAGCTCTATGTTCCTCTCCATGTCAGCCACAGCTCTATGTTCCTCTCCATCTCAGCCACAGCTCTATGTCCCGAACCATTTCAGCCACAGCTCAATGTTCCGAACCATTTCAGCCACAGCTCTATGTACAGAACCATTTCAGCCACAGCTCTATGTTCCTCTCCATTTCTGCCACAGCTCTATGTAGAACCATTTCAGCCACAGCTCTATGTTCCTCTCCATTTCAGCCACAGCTCTATGTTCCTCTCCATTTCAGCCACAGCTCTATGTACAGAACCATTTCAGCCATCACCAGTATCCTGGTGGGAAGTTGGAAATCCCTTTGCACTGAGGGTTGAATACttctctaaaatatattttatgcatTCACTGAATGAAATGTGAGGAAattgctactgtgtgtgtgtgtgtgtgtgtgtgtgtgtgtgtgtatgtgtgtgtgtgtgtgtgtgtgtgtgtgtgtgtg from Oncorhynchus kisutch isolate 150728-3 linkage group LG15, Okis_V2, whole genome shotgun sequence encodes:
- the LOC109884093 gene encoding synaptopodin-like; translated protein: METERGHMSVRRGVSWSPGGGRKPLQRVHGVNTDTGKRESDASSERRDYKAIKGQVTSTSTNQLTRKTNLTRSASLSEKELKEARVRSQIIAAQLTVPSGCSNSRGVQLFNRRKQRVDAFTLESCGERTGGEERDGDNRNNNLTWEGEREGPSGGTETDRQLNWKKGSETKPPLWSPPFGSEVTGSDIMEDPGDEHIYEEVDVIQERHFQPVNEREEEEEERSGEREREEIYEDIEGEVKDEIISVNDNNTGPVREEVGMNRGSYTYPTAPPETRNGFHSTQGSAGEIQNGGRVSMSLSRQTPTIVNRTARPFFSPPTVQLKSPEARNPVMDNNIPPAPSYLTSTPPPAPSYSTPPLPAFTATRPVAFSPPSCPVSFSPPPPLSSCPMSPLPAFPIHPPPPSQSLSSPPPKSTVMFPRSTPVPQYNPAPTAAPVSQYLPPNPLVTQYIPPSTSPRPNTFVPFTPQPIGQQNQQQPIKTGFLEKGAAAIRRSSTGRKSMFTFKEKPVMAPNPELLSLVQGNDDRKKHGLRSVPDSAPEEELLALGAEASNFLAKEEVKAEAANVPEWSSCLKSSRIREPRGQYQPEQTLTNASGKGAELFAKRQSRMEKYVVENQNVSGGGGGQMRSPSPTASLPPSWIYPSNMPGRVKAIANNTDLSARLTRTLQTPQPGNRRPSQQASTPAPVLAEPTLEYGCTKIEMDLSRHQPYQLNSSLFIFNPVQDSASTVLSALPRVAPPPPKPMISSEAYSRQASLPSSNPQSHKYNSLPRFRPTMSPSLQPPSGGIRGGDNYPPQHGGTPQLRDPRITSPVSAFSPERVASPRSSVQAPRPTFSAKRAGIEPQMSKESPPTPTTTPTRTPQFTRRFSSPEGPPTSRPLHQATATSPASPPWEMRCKSPTVVNQTTKPFSTASLSRPKQSTTTSPISSVSPWGSRCQSPNINQTTKPFSTTIPNSSSSRSSHQGTITSPLSPSPLSPPWGSRCQSPIVSPNNSKANHRLLAKNIINAAKRKNSPSPGALSGHNLPISPLGDNTTHQHHQGYDHQHHYSSSKPPFSPYQPRAMGCQSPPFASPPPTPTGVIRSPVRLYNTRSLTDSDASVESEDSGLRSPGLQRTHNTCPRGWGGSLRVKRGSVGTDL